One Mycobacteriales bacterium genomic window, GGTCGTGCGCGGCATCCACCTGTCCGACGAGGTGAAGGGCTACGTCGTGGACCTCGTCACGGCCACGCGCAGCGCACCGGAGCTCCGCCTCGGCGCCTCGCCGCGCTCGACGCTGCAGCTGGTCCGTGCGGCCCGGGCGCAGGCCGCGCTCGACGGTCGCGACTACGTCCTGCCCGACGACGTCCAGGAGCTCGCCGGTCCCGTGCTCGCGCACCGGCTGCTGCCGACCGCCGAGGCCCAGGTCTCGCGGCGTACTCCCGAGGCCGTGGTCGCCGAACTCGTCTCGCGCATCCCGCTGCCCGGCACGACCTCTGCCGCTCGGCGTCGGTGAGCTGCTCGTGAGCGGAGCCCGCGCGGCCCTTGGCGGCCTCACCACCCGCGGCCGCTGCCTGCTCGCTGCGGGCCTGGCGCTGGCGGTCTGCGCCGTTCTGCTCGGCCAGCGCGACCTGCTGCGCGCGGCGGTCTTCCTCGTCGCGCTGCCGCTCGCAGCCGTCGCCGTCGTCGCCCGCACCCGCTACCGCCTCGCCTGCACCCGCCGCCTCGACCCGGGCCGGGTGGAGGCAGGGCGGCCCGCGACGGTGCGGCTACGACTGGACAACGTCTCCCGGCTGCCCAGCGGGGTGCTGCTCATGGAGGACGCGCTCCCCTACACCCTCGGCGGGCGGCCGCGCTTCGTCCTCGACCGGGTCGAGCCGCAGGGCGTGCGCGACGTGAGCTACCCCGTGCGCTCCGACGTGCGTGGCCGCTTCCTCGTCGGGCCGCTGTCGGTGCGGCTGACCGACCCCTTCGGGCTGTGCGAGCTGAGCCGGTCGTTCGCGAGCGCCGACGAGCTCGTCGTCACCCCCGTCGTCAGCCCGCTGCCGTCGGTGCGCCTCGGCGGCGACTGGGCCGGCAGCGGCGACACCAGCGCGCGGTCGGTCGCGACCAGCGGCACCGACGACGCGGCCACCCGCGAGTACCGCCACGGCGACGACCTGCGCAAGGTCCACTGGCGGTCCACGGCCCGCGTCGGCGAGCTGATGGTGCGCCGCGAGGAGCAGCCCTTCCAGAGCCGGGCGACCCTGCTGCTCGACGGCCGCGCCGCCGCGCACCGGGGCGAGGGCCCCGGGTCGTCGTTCGAGTGGGCGGTCTGCGCCGTCGCCTCCATCGGCGTGGTGCTCGCCCGCAGCGGCTTCACGCTGTCGGTCGTCCGGGAGACCGGCGAGGACGTCGTCCCCCTCGGCGTGCCCGTCACCGAGGCCCTCGTCCTCGACTCGCTCGCCACCGTCGCGTCGCAGAAGCAGTCGACGTCGGTCGAGCCGGTCGTCACCCGGCTGCGCCGCAGTGGCGTCGACGGCGTCCTCGTCGCGGTGCTCGGCTCGCTGGAGCCGGCCGAGGCAGAGCGCCTGGTGCGACTGCGCACCGGCGGCGGCGCCGCGGTCGCCGTCCTGCTCGACACCGACTCGTGGGCCCCCGGCGCCGGCGGGGCCAGGGTCGTCGCGCAGCGCGCCTACGACGCCACCGCGACCCTGCTCACCGGTGCGGGCTGGCGGGTCCTGCGGGTCGCCCACGGCACCACCCTTGCCAGCGTCTGGCCACTGGCCGGGGGCCGGACCAGCTCGAGCGCAGGAGTGCCCGCATGAGCATCAGGGAGCGCCTGACCCTCGCCTCCGCCCTCGCGGTCGGCCTGGCCGCCTCGGCCCTCGGCCCGGTCTACGCCGACTTCGGCTGGCTGCTGCGCGTGCTCGGTGCTGTCGCGGTGGTGGGCGCCACCGGCCTCGTGATCCGTCGACTGTCACTGCCCGTCGTGGTCCAGCCGACCCTGCAGCTGCTCACGCTGGCCCTCTACACCTCGCTCGTCTTCGCTCGCGACACCCTCGCCCTCGGCCTCGTGCCGGGTGGCGACACCCTGCGGGCCCTGCGGGCGCTCGCCGACCAGGGCCTGGTCGACGTCGAGACCCTCGCTCCTCCGGTGCCGACCTCCACCGGTCTGGTGCTGCTCGCGGTGCTCGGCGTGGGCGCCATCGCCGTCCTCGTCGACGTCATCGCCGTGCTACTGGCCCGCGCCGCCGTGGCCGGGCTGCCGCTGCTGCTGCTGTTCGCGATCCCCTCCGCGGTGCTCGCCGACGGCCTGGGCTGGCTGCCCTTCGCACTGACCGCGAGCGGCTGGCTCGCCCTGCTGCTCGTCGAGGGCAGCGACCGCGTCGGTCGCTGGGGCACGCCGCTACGCACCCCCGGGCAGTCCGGCCGCGACGACGACACCTCCCTCGGCCGGGTCGGCCGGCGCATCGGCGCGGCCGCGCTCGGCATCGCGGTCGTCGTGCCCGCGATCCTGCCCGGCCTCGACACCCGGCTGCTCGACGGCGGGTCCGGTGACGGCATCGGCGGCTCCGGCAAGGGCAAGAGCTCCAAGACCTACAACCCGATCACCCGGCTGCAGGGCGACCTCAACCTGCCCGACCCGGTGACGCTGTTCAGCTACACCACCAACGACCAGACCCCCGACTACCTCCGGATGACCACCCTCGACACCTTCGCGAGCGGCCAGTGGTCGGCCAGCGAGCTGCGCGCCGACCCCGACGACGACGCGGTCGACGACGGGATCCCGACCCCGGTGAGCGTCAGCGACGGCGGCGTCGCGACCCTCGACATCGCCCTGCTCATGCGC contains:
- a CDS encoding DUF58 domain-containing protein, yielding MSGARAALGGLTTRGRCLLAAGLALAVCAVLLGQRDLLRAAVFLVALPLAAVAVVARTRYRLACTRRLDPGRVEAGRPATVRLRLDNVSRLPSGVLLMEDALPYTLGGRPRFVLDRVEPQGVRDVSYPVRSDVRGRFLVGPLSVRLTDPFGLCELSRSFASADELVVTPVVSPLPSVRLGGDWAGSGDTSARSVATSGTDDAATREYRHGDDLRKVHWRSTARVGELMVRREEQPFQSRATLLLDGRAAAHRGEGPGSSFEWAVCAVASIGVVLARSGFTLSVVRETGEDVVPLGVPVTEALVLDSLATVASQKQSTSVEPVVTRLRRSGVDGVLVAVLGSLEPAEAERLVRLRTGGGAAVAVLLDTDSWAPGAGGARVVAQRAYDATATLLTGAGWRVLRVAHGTTLASVWPLAGGRTSSSAGVPA